In Shouchella patagoniensis, the following are encoded in one genomic region:
- the sdaAB gene encoding L-serine ammonia-lyase, iron-sulfur-dependent subunit beta: MKYRTVFDIIGPVMIGPSSSHTAGAARIGKVARTLFGSVPERADLYFYGSFAKTYRGHGTDVAVIGGLLDYETDDERIRDAYRYAEESEMNVSIHEEGAIAHHPNTVRIKLFKDEKRFELVGVSIGGGKIEIIELNGFELRLSGNHPAILIVHQDRYGVIAAASNLLAKHQVNIGHMEVSRKEKGEQALMVIEIDQNVDEKLLESLAELPNITHVSKIHE; this comes from the coding sequence ATGAAGTATCGGACGGTTTTTGATATTATTGGACCTGTTATGATAGGTCCATCAAGTTCTCATACGGCTGGAGCGGCTCGAATTGGTAAAGTTGCCCGAACGTTGTTTGGTAGCGTGCCCGAACGGGCTGATTTATATTTCTATGGTTCATTTGCAAAAACGTACAGAGGACATGGGACGGACGTTGCAGTAATTGGTGGTTTACTGGATTATGAAACAGATGATGAGCGCATTCGTGATGCATATCGCTATGCAGAAGAGTCGGAAATGAACGTTTCTATTCATGAAGAAGGGGCAATTGCTCACCATCCAAATACAGTTAGAATCAAGCTTTTTAAAGATGAAAAGAGATTTGAGCTAGTAGGGGTTTCAATCGGTGGTGGAAAAATTGAAATCATCGAACTGAATGGATTCGAATTAAGGTTGTCAGGAAACCACCCAGCTATATTAATTGTGCATCAAGACCGTTATGGTGTGATTGCAGCTGCAAGTAATTTATTAGCAAAACACCAAGTGAATATTGGTCATATGGAAGTGTCAAGGAAAGAAAAGGGCGAACAAGCCTTGATGGTGATTGAAATAGATCAAAACGTTGATGAAAAGTTGTTGGAAAGCCTTGCGGAACTTCCCAATATCACTCATGTATCAAAAATCCATGAATAA
- a CDS encoding DegV family protein, which translates to MALIKVVTDSTADIPEELTTKYGITVIPLNVHFGEEQYEDGVTLSPKEFYSKLKKSDVMPKTSQPSPQQFEDMYRQIADEDTAHILSIHLSAKMSGTTQAALIAKEEVKNDLDVHVYDSKRASYAIGVIVVEIAKLAAEGADLQTCQQRIQELLEDTTVYFMVDTLEFLQKNGRIGKASALLGSLLKMKPILSLNEAGEVYPHEKVRGQKKAVARIIALLKEEFGSGEVHVGISHALNEELANELADELKKQFNVKSIVLTEIGSVIGAHVGPGTVSLSMTNTKQA; encoded by the coding sequence ATGGCTCTGATAAAAGTCGTAACCGATTCAACTGCAGATATCCCGGAAGAACTCACAACTAAGTATGGAATTACTGTAATCCCGTTAAATGTACATTTTGGTGAAGAGCAATATGAAGATGGAGTTACACTGTCTCCAAAAGAGTTTTATTCTAAATTAAAAAAGAGTGATGTGATGCCAAAAACGTCACAGCCTTCTCCACAGCAGTTTGAAGATATGTATCGGCAGATAGCTGATGAAGATACAGCGCACATTCTTTCCATTCACTTATCGGCAAAAATGAGTGGCACGACACAAGCAGCATTAATTGCAAAAGAAGAAGTGAAAAACGATTTAGACGTACATGTGTATGATTCAAAGCGAGCATCTTATGCAATTGGTGTTATTGTAGTTGAAATTGCGAAGCTTGCAGCTGAAGGCGCTGATTTACAAACATGTCAGCAACGTATTCAGGAGTTATTAGAGGATACGACGGTTTACTTCATGGTTGATACACTTGAGTTTTTACAAAAGAATGGGCGGATTGGTAAGGCGTCTGCATTGCTTGGTTCATTGTTAAAAATGAAGCCTATCTTATCGTTGAATGAGGCCGGTGAAGTATACCCTCATGAAAAAGTTCGTGGTCAAAAAAAGGCTGTGGCTCGAATTATAGCCTTGTTGAAAGAAGAATTTGGTAGTGGTGAAGTTCATGTTGGTATTTCTCACGCTTTAAATGAAGAGCTTGCTAATGAGTTAGCCGATGAGTTAAAAAAACAATTTAATGTAAAGTCAATTGTTCTAACAGAAATCGGTTCGGTGATTGGTGCGCATGTTGGGCCAGGCACAGTTTCTTTATCAATGACAAACACAAAACAAGCGTGA
- a CDS encoding Asp23/Gls24 family envelope stress response protein, producing the protein MTIEMKTELGIVDVSQDVVATIAGGAATDCYGIVGMASQKQFKDGLSDLLGKENFRRGVITREEGEELHIDMYIIVSYGTKISEVAHNVQTKVKYHLEKMLGLEVESVNIFVQGVRVTNP; encoded by the coding sequence ATGACTATTGAAATGAAAACTGAACTTGGCATTGTTGATGTGTCACAAGATGTTGTAGCAACAATTGCAGGAGGCGCAGCAACCGATTGTTACGGTATTGTGGGCATGGCTTCGCAAAAGCAATTTAAAGATGGGTTAAGTGATCTGTTAGGAAAGGAAAACTTTCGTCGTGGTGTTATTACTCGTGAAGAAGGTGAAGAGCTTCATATAGATATGTACATCATTGTCAGCTATGGTACAAAAATTTCTGAGGTTGCACATAATGTCCAAACAAAAGTGAAATACCACTTAGAAAAGATGCTTGGTCTAGAAGTGGAGTCTGTGAATATTTTTGTGCAAGGGGTTCGGGTAACGAATCCTTAG
- the sdaAA gene encoding L-serine ammonia-lyase, iron-sulfur-dependent, subunit alpha: protein MFRNVSELLEQTEEKGISISEAMILQEMEVTGRSREEILEKMRLNLNTMEAAARRGIEEDVVSVSGLTGGDGKKLAAYIQRGTMIGGETTLLAVANAMATNEVNAAMGIICATPTAGSAGVVPGVMFGVEGKLKPTEDQKLAFLFTSGAFGFVVANNASISGAAGGCQAEVGSATGMAAGALVEMAGGTPRQSAHAMAIALKNMLGLVCDPVAGLVEVPCVKRNAAGASLAITAADMALAGIESRIPCDEVIEAMYRIGQTMPESLRETGEGGLAATPTGRKLEAAVFGRTAEEIK, encoded by the coding sequence ATGTTTAGAAATGTATCAGAGTTGCTTGAGCAAACTGAAGAAAAAGGCATTTCGATCTCAGAAGCGATGATCTTGCAAGAAATGGAAGTGACAGGACGTTCTAGAGAAGAGATCCTTGAGAAGATGCGTTTGAACTTAAATACAATGGAGGCGGCAGCAAGACGAGGTATTGAAGAGGACGTGGTCTCTGTTTCCGGATTAACAGGAGGAGATGGAAAGAAATTAGCTGCTTATATCCAAAGAGGCACGATGATTGGCGGTGAGACAACGTTATTAGCTGTTGCCAATGCAATGGCAACTAATGAAGTAAACGCTGCAATGGGAATTATTTGTGCAACACCAACGGCAGGTTCTGCTGGTGTGGTTCCAGGTGTTATGTTTGGAGTAGAGGGTAAGTTAAAACCAACAGAAGACCAGAAACTTGCTTTTTTATTTACGAGTGGAGCATTTGGGTTTGTGGTCGCGAATAATGCATCCATTTCAGGAGCTGCAGGTGGCTGTCAAGCGGAAGTAGGATCTGCAACGGGAATGGCAGCAGGTGCTCTCGTTGAGATGGCTGGTGGCACGCCACGACAATCTGCTCACGCAATGGCTATTGCACTGAAAAATATGCTTGGTCTTGTATGTGACCCAGTGGCAGGATTAGTAGAGGTTCCTTGTGTAAAGCGTAATGCGGCAGGTGCGTCGTTGGCGATTACAGCAGCTGATATGGCTTTGGCAGGAATCGAGAGTAGAATTCCATGTGATGAAGTGATTGAGGCGATGTATCGAATCGGTCAAACGATGCCGGAATCTCTTCGTGAAACGGGAGAGGGCGGACTGGCAGCGACTCCAACAGGGCGCAAATTAGAAGCTGCAGTCTTCGGCAGAACGGCTGAAGAGATCAAGTGA
- a CDS encoding DAK2 domain-containing protein: MFIEGASELSKKADLVDSLNVFPVPDGDTGTNMNLTITSGVKEVKKASFDHAGTVAGAFAKGLLMGARGNSGVILSQLFRGFSKSIEGKSELTTEQLANALDAGVTTAYKAVMKPVEGTILTVAKDTAKYAIKAAKKQKEFIPFFVSIIKEAERSLAKTPELLPVLKEVGVVDSGGQGLVYIYAGFLQALTGEKSIDFLQEPKMEEMVRVEHHHHNAQSHIDPSEIEFGYCTEVMVQFDEEKTKANPFNEDDFRKQLSEFGDSLLVVSDEDLLKVHIHAEYPGNVLSAAQTYGPLIQVKIENMREQHSSLTGSYESTSVLPSKPKEKAAFAIVAVSMGDGIEKLFKGLGVSEVIAGGQTMNPSTEDIVQAISKVHAENVIILPNNGNIVMAAEQAADVAEVNALVVPTKTVPQGLAALLAFNPSKNADENAEVMANAMKDVKTGELTYAVRDTQMDNQTINKGDFMGIFDKKIVASGIDLFETAKKLLSEMVDEDGEVLTIITGGDAKKEETSKIEQFASTTFEDLEIDVVEGGQPLYSYIFSVE; this comes from the coding sequence ATGTTTATTGAAGGGGCAAGCGAGCTTTCAAAAAAAGCGGATTTAGTTGATTCGCTTAATGTGTTCCCGGTTCCAGATGGGGACACTGGTACGAATATGAACTTAACAATCACTTCTGGCGTAAAAGAAGTAAAAAAAGCCTCTTTTGACCATGCGGGAACAGTTGCTGGTGCATTTGCAAAAGGGCTATTAATGGGAGCTAGAGGCAATTCTGGTGTGATTCTTTCCCAACTATTCAGAGGTTTCTCTAAGTCGATAGAGGGAAAAAGTGAACTGACAACAGAACAGTTAGCGAATGCATTGGACGCAGGAGTGACAACGGCTTATAAAGCTGTAATGAAACCTGTAGAGGGAACGATTTTGACTGTTGCAAAAGATACAGCTAAATATGCAATAAAAGCAGCAAAAAAGCAAAAAGAGTTTATTCCGTTCTTTGTTTCAATTATTAAAGAAGCAGAGCGTTCATTAGCAAAGACACCTGAGCTCCTCCCTGTATTAAAAGAAGTAGGTGTAGTTGATTCTGGAGGTCAAGGCCTTGTATATATTTACGCGGGGTTTCTACAAGCGCTTACAGGGGAGAAATCAATTGATTTTCTTCAAGAGCCAAAAATGGAAGAAATGGTAAGGGTTGAGCATCATCATCATAACGCGCAGTCCCATATAGATCCAAGTGAAATTGAATTTGGTTATTGTACTGAGGTCATGGTTCAGTTTGATGAGGAAAAAACAAAGGCTAATCCATTTAATGAGGATGATTTCCGCAAACAGTTAAGTGAGTTTGGAGATTCACTCCTTGTGGTATCAGATGAAGACTTATTAAAAGTACATATCCATGCAGAGTATCCTGGAAATGTACTAAGTGCAGCACAGACGTATGGTCCGCTTATTCAAGTGAAGATTGAAAATATGCGTGAGCAGCACTCTAGCTTAACTGGTTCTTATGAATCTACTTCAGTGCTGCCAAGCAAACCGAAAGAAAAAGCGGCGTTTGCCATTGTTGCTGTCTCCATGGGAGATGGAATTGAAAAATTATTTAAAGGCCTTGGTGTAAGTGAAGTTATTGCAGGCGGTCAAACGATGAACCCGAGTACTGAAGACATCGTTCAAGCAATTAGCAAAGTACATGCTGAAAATGTAATTATCTTACCAAACAATGGAAATATTGTTATGGCAGCTGAGCAAGCCGCCGATGTTGCAGAAGTTAATGCGCTTGTAGTACCAACAAAAACAGTTCCACAAGGTCTAGCAGCATTACTTGCTTTTAACCCTTCCAAGAATGCAGACGAGAATGCAGAAGTGATGGCAAACGCAATGAAGGATGTAAAGACTGGTGAATTAACATATGCGGTACGCGATACGCAAATGGACAATCAGACAATTAATAAAGGTGATTTTATGGGGATTTTTGATAAGAAAATTGTCGCATCCGGTATTGACCTTTTTGAGACTGCAAAGAAACTCCTTAGTGAAATGGTGGACGAAGATGGGGAAGTATTAACCATTATTACTGGTGGAGACGCAAAGAAAGAAGAGACAAGCAAGATTGAGCAGTTTGCTAGTACTACATTTGAAGATTTGGAAATTGATGTAGTTGAAGGTGGTCAACCGCTTTATTCTTATATCTTTTCTGTAGAGTAA